One Candidatus Korarchaeum sp. genomic region harbors:
- the pgk gene encoding phosphoglycerate kinase has translation MKTRRVPTLDDLYVENKKVFLRADMNVPVGDNGEIMDNEKIKQAAKTLKELIERGAAVVVGTHQGRPGSNDFITTEPHAAELSKELGVEVEYVDGVFSGEVRSRIKGMKRGEVLMLENLRFMAEENIEGDPKDLIKTHLVQRLAPLFDSYVNDAFQAAHRSQPSLVAFPYLLPSAAGRNMQKMLNEMLELDSVRGRRVLILGGAKVPDKLKVMVHSIRNGKAAEVLTGGLIGMLLAAAAGHKIDGKLRKMKDLDLLTPAAKEILSEASGRVLYPVDFLVKREDGSLENHPVYAIPENSEIVDIGVGTIELYKERLKDADIAIANGPMGIFEKPESRRGTLEIVNAMEKFAKISVLCGGHLSAAADMVGARGSRIYTAGGAVMYGLAGLPLPAVDALRESVA, from the coding sequence ATGAAGACCAGGAGGGTGCCCACCCTCGATGATCTTTACGTTGAGAACAAGAAGGTCTTTTTGAGAGCCGATATGAACGTCCCTGTGGGAGATAATGGGGAAATAATGGATAATGAGAAGATAAAACAAGCCGCGAAGACACTAAAGGAGCTCATTGAGAGAGGAGCCGCTGTGGTCGTGGGGACCCATCAGGGGAGGCCTGGGAGCAACGATTTCATAACCACGGAACCTCATGCCGCCGAGCTATCTAAGGAGCTCGGGGTGGAGGTGGAGTACGTCGATGGGGTCTTCTCGGGTGAGGTGAGGAGTAGGATAAAGGGGATGAAGAGGGGGGAGGTATTGATGCTCGAGAACCTCAGGTTCATGGCTGAGGAGAACATCGAAGGGGACCCTAAGGACCTGATAAAAACGCATCTAGTCCAGAGACTTGCTCCTCTGTTTGATTCCTACGTTAACGATGCCTTCCAAGCTGCTCATAGGAGCCAGCCCTCATTAGTCGCTTTCCCATACCTCCTGCCCTCGGCTGCCGGTAGGAACATGCAGAAGATGCTGAACGAGATGCTCGAGCTCGATTCGGTGAGGGGTAGGAGGGTCCTGATACTCGGAGGAGCGAAGGTCCCGGACAAACTGAAAGTGATGGTCCATTCCATAAGGAACGGGAAGGCTGCTGAGGTCCTCACGGGAGGACTCATCGGTATGCTGCTAGCTGCAGCAGCTGGCCATAAAATCGACGGAAAATTGAGGAAGATGAAGGACTTGGATCTGCTCACCCCAGCAGCCAAGGAGATACTGAGCGAGGCATCCGGCAGGGTCCTTTATCCGGTGGATTTCCTGGTGAAACGTGAGGACGGTAGCCTTGAGAACCACCCCGTTTACGCTATCCCCGAGAACAGTGAGATCGTGGATATAGGTGTCGGGACCATCGAGCTCTACAAGGAAAGGCTTAAGGACGCGGATATAGCGATAGCAAATGGGCCCATGGGTATTTTCGAGAAACCGGAATCTAGGAGAGGTACTCTTGAGATCGTGAATGCTATGGAGAAGTTCGCCAAGATATCGGTACTATGCGGAGGTCATTTGAGCGCAGCCGCTGACATGGTTGGTGCTAGGGGAAGCAGAATATACACAGCTGGGGGTGCTGTCATGTACGGTCTTGCGGGCCTCCCCTTGCCCGCTGTAGATGCTTTGAGGGAGAGCGTAGCTTAG
- a CDS encoding DUF6785 family protein: MEEPREASFTPRAVLLSMAFGLLVLFGQAVIRGAGGYSWTGEAALVVVVLSYALSSLSRKPLSLGEIGVIFGSVEVITVLFIGWQYILPSWAIAALAKDFPLKQILPSFLVPKDEDALRSLLLAGELNWGAWALPLVYAMLFAISLSLFSYFNVIPLRRFYIERERLVFPVATVSASFSRIVRDKGRELRFLWLGLLSGFTISLFQKGHLLETIWEEFPAADLRFDLTPQLQGSFPGGAFGMDSATQITPDLIAWSFLIPLGIQVSIWVTAVVAYLLIPPVLVRMGLLPYEEGHDFSFYVSNSALNGPIPWYHLSTGLYVAVGLIPILLGSKYIIGNLREWRDEPLARKWVLVGWILTLITSVLLLSSLGMSPVIALAILALQLIYWQGYIWTLGMGNWIIPINLGVRGIIDSVFLSSGAFSRASSDAFFSGAANAMITDSISAQPTASAEGFKFSSDTGMRARTMFKAQVLGMLFGVMVGGLLLLISFHTWGAAKKPLEMAETTYPEEGLLTVMGQLMGWRLDYFLEGFSVGALAFLIRGLFPVFGISAIGILLGLLLPQYAALYMMTSLLRYLAERYGGSGFMRTRALPFLAGFAVGGVLNAIGTSVVLIVKSSPLSPISGVLGFLIILGVMLPVVRSYAKSGRVPGEPDIHTPGG, encoded by the coding sequence TTGGAGGAACCTCGAGAGGCTTCCTTCACTCCGAGAGCGGTGCTCCTATCGATGGCCTTCGGTCTCCTGGTGCTATTCGGGCAGGCCGTGATAAGGGGGGCCGGTGGTTACAGCTGGACTGGGGAGGCAGCGCTCGTCGTCGTAGTATTATCCTACGCCCTCTCAAGCTTGAGCAGGAAACCGCTATCCTTAGGCGAGATAGGCGTTATCTTCGGATCTGTGGAGGTGATCACTGTGCTCTTCATAGGATGGCAGTACATATTGCCTTCTTGGGCCATAGCTGCTCTCGCTAAGGACTTCCCGCTGAAGCAGATACTCCCTAGCTTCCTAGTTCCGAAGGACGAAGATGCCTTAAGGAGTCTCCTACTGGCTGGTGAACTGAATTGGGGCGCCTGGGCCCTTCCCCTAGTCTACGCGATGTTATTCGCTATATCGCTTTCATTGTTCTCTTACTTCAACGTGATACCCTTGAGGAGGTTTTACATAGAGAGGGAGAGGCTCGTGTTCCCCGTGGCTACCGTGTCTGCTAGCTTCTCCAGGATAGTGAGGGACAAGGGGAGAGAGCTCAGATTTCTATGGCTAGGCCTTCTCTCAGGCTTCACGATATCTCTCTTCCAGAAAGGGCACCTATTAGAGACTATATGGGAGGAATTCCCAGCTGCTGATCTCAGGTTCGACTTAACACCTCAACTTCAGGGCTCCTTCCCTGGAGGAGCTTTCGGGATGGATAGCGCGACTCAGATAACTCCTGATCTGATTGCTTGGTCCTTCTTGATACCCTTGGGAATACAGGTATCTATATGGGTGACCGCTGTAGTCGCTTATCTACTGATACCACCCGTGCTAGTTAGGATGGGTCTACTCCCCTACGAGGAAGGCCACGATTTCTCTTTTTACGTCTCAAACTCCGCTTTGAACGGCCCGATACCTTGGTACCATTTGAGCACAGGTCTTTACGTCGCTGTAGGCCTCATTCCCATCTTGCTAGGGAGCAAGTACATAATCGGGAACCTCAGGGAGTGGAGAGATGAACCCCTGGCCAGGAAGTGGGTCCTGGTGGGTTGGATCCTCACCCTCATCACCAGTGTTCTGCTCCTATCCTCTTTAGGGATGAGTCCCGTCATAGCGCTAGCGATACTGGCTTTGCAGCTGATCTACTGGCAGGGTTACATATGGACCCTCGGTATGGGTAATTGGATAATACCCATCAACTTGGGTGTGAGGGGGATCATAGACAGCGTCTTCCTCTCGTCCGGAGCCTTCAGTAGAGCGTCATCTGATGCCTTCTTCTCAGGTGCAGCGAATGCCATGATAACTGATTCCATATCGGCTCAGCCGACAGCCTCAGCAGAGGGGTTCAAGTTCTCATCTGATACCGGAATGAGAGCAAGGACTATGTTCAAAGCTCAAGTTCTCGGGATGCTCTTCGGGGTCATGGTAGGTGGTTTGCTGCTCCTCATCTCCTTCCATACCTGGGGGGCTGCTAAGAAGCCCCTTGAGATGGCGGAAACTACCTACCCTGAGGAAGGGCTCTTAACCGTGATGGGGCAGTTGATGGGCTGGAGACTTGATTACTTCCTGGAGGGGTTTTCTGTAGGTGCTCTGGCCTTCTTGATAAGGGGTCTCTTCCCGGTGTTTGGGATAAGTGCGATAGGCATACTCCTAGGCCTTCTTCTCCCACAATACGCAGCCCTCTACATGATGACCAGCCTCCTCAGGTACCTCGCCGAGAGGTACGGAGGGAGCGGGTTCATGCGCACGAGAGCGCTACCCTTCCTCGCCGGCTTCGCGGTGGGCGGTGTCCTAAACGCGATAGGTACTAGTGTAGTCCTGATCGTCAAGTCCAGCCCCCTATCTCCTATTTCTGGAGTATTAGGCTTCCTGATAATACTAGGAGTAATGCTCCCAGTTGTGAGGTCTTATGCGAAATCCGGGAGGGTTCCAGGTGAACCTGATATTCACACCCCTGGGGGTTAG
- the glmM gene encoding phosphoglucosamine mutase, giving the protein MNLIFTPLGVRGVFGQGFDANAAMLLANIFGRRLGRGSLVIVGRDTRPSGEVIERAVIAGLVSAGVNVLNIGIAPTPTIEWATDRYGADGGVIISASHNPPEWNALKLLGREGILLHPDEAESLREEFERGSFESVPWNELGREESYDVTAEYLEDLMRFVEVDKVREGKLRVCLDVNGGAGAYVTPYLLNELGVKAITINSAPGIFVRELEPRPDTLEDLSKIVVATGSHLGLAHDTDADRLTLVTERGDVLPEDMTLALVVDYVLGKRGGGKLVVNVASSRIFDYIAKRRNAEIYRTPVGEAYVAHKMKEVGATVGGEGSCGGVILPEFHLGRDGPLAASLILELMASRGSSLSDILEEFPKYHVLRRNFPPAKEWRDIERELIRMAGMRGMDVDLTDGVRISSEELWALVRLSKTELKVRVLVEGRERREAEILMDEISKILS; this is encoded by the coding sequence GTGAACCTGATATTCACACCCCTGGGGGTTAGAGGAGTCTTCGGGCAAGGTTTCGATGCTAACGCAGCCATGCTGCTCGCGAACATATTCGGGAGGAGACTGGGTAGAGGATCTCTAGTCATAGTAGGGAGGGACACTAGGCCAAGCGGTGAGGTTATAGAGAGAGCTGTCATCGCTGGTCTCGTATCAGCAGGTGTAAACGTACTTAACATAGGTATAGCTCCCACACCTACCATAGAGTGGGCCACAGATAGGTACGGCGCTGACGGAGGTGTCATCATCTCAGCTAGTCACAACCCACCTGAATGGAACGCTTTGAAGCTCCTGGGTAGGGAGGGCATCCTCCTCCATCCTGATGAGGCGGAGTCCCTGAGGGAGGAGTTCGAGAGGGGTTCCTTTGAATCTGTACCGTGGAACGAGCTGGGGAGAGAGGAGAGCTACGATGTCACAGCTGAGTACCTCGAGGACCTGATGAGGTTCGTTGAGGTCGATAAAGTTAGGGAGGGAAAGCTGAGGGTATGTTTAGATGTTAACGGAGGAGCCGGAGCTTACGTAACCCCTTATCTCCTTAACGAGCTTGGAGTAAAGGCAATAACGATAAACTCAGCTCCGGGGATATTCGTCAGGGAGTTAGAGCCGAGACCGGATACTCTAGAGGACCTCTCCAAGATAGTAGTAGCTACAGGGTCTCACCTAGGTCTAGCTCACGATACAGATGCTGATAGGCTAACTCTGGTCACTGAGAGAGGGGACGTGCTACCTGAGGATATGACCCTCGCTCTAGTCGTCGACTACGTGTTGGGGAAGAGAGGTGGTGGAAAGCTAGTGGTCAACGTAGCTTCCTCGAGGATATTCGACTACATAGCGAAGAGGAGGAACGCTGAGATATACAGGACGCCCGTGGGGGAGGCTTACGTCGCACATAAGATGAAGGAAGTAGGAGCTACAGTGGGTGGTGAGGGGAGCTGCGGTGGCGTGATACTACCTGAGTTCCACCTAGGCAGGGATGGCCCTCTCGCTGCCTCCCTCATCCTGGAACTCATGGCCTCCAGGGGATCCAGTTTGAGCGACATACTGGAGGAGTTCCCAAAGTACCACGTCCTGAGGAGGAACTTCCCACCCGCCAAGGAGTGGAGAGATATAGAAAGGGAGCTCATCAGAATGGCTGGGATGAGGGGAATGGATGTAGACCTAACGGACGGTGTTAGGATCTCTTCTGAGGAGCTATGGGCTTTAGTGAGGCTATCTAAGACGGAGCTCAAGGTGAGGGTTCTGGTGGAGGGAAGGGAAAGGAGAGAAGCTGAGATTTTAATGGATGAGATAAGCAAAATTTTAAGCTAG
- the tuf gene encoding translation elongation factor EF-1 subunit alpha produces MMPEKEHVNLIFVGHVDHGKSTLIGRLFYDLKLVEELPPEELAADARFAWVVDRLKEERERGMTIDLFHTKVETPHKMITVIDAPGHRDFVKNMITGASQADAAILVVSAKSGEGVQAQTIEHVFLIKTLGVNQLAVAINKMDDPTVGYKKERYEELKTQVSDLLKRVGYDPSKIHFIPTSGLQGDNVASRSNNMPWYNGPTLYEVLDTFSAPPKPIDKPLRIPIQDVFSITGVGTVIVGRVETGVLKPGDTIVIEPLGKTAEVKSIEMHHERLDKAEPGDNIGINIKGIDKKEIKRGDVIGHPNNPPTVVKEFTAQIVVLQHPTAIAPGYTPVIHAHTGHMACKMVSIEKKIDPRSGQVLEEKPSFIRRGDAAIVKFEPLKPFVIEKYSEFPQLGRFAVRDMGITVAAGIVLDVVPLERKKK; encoded by the coding sequence ATGATGCCTGAGAAGGAGCACGTGAACCTGATATTCGTAGGCCACGTGGATCACGGGAAATCCACACTAATCGGGAGGCTCTTCTACGATCTTAAGTTAGTAGAGGAGCTCCCTCCTGAGGAACTAGCTGCTGACGCAAGATTCGCGTGGGTCGTGGATAGACTCAAGGAGGAACGAGAGAGGGGAATGACAATAGACCTATTCCACACCAAGGTGGAGACCCCTCATAAGATGATCACTGTAATAGATGCCCCCGGGCACAGGGACTTCGTTAAGAACATGATAACCGGCGCTAGCCAAGCTGACGCCGCGATACTGGTGGTCTCGGCGAAGTCCGGAGAGGGAGTTCAGGCTCAAACGATAGAGCACGTCTTCCTGATAAAGACCCTCGGAGTTAATCAGCTAGCTGTCGCCATAAACAAGATGGATGACCCAACTGTAGGGTACAAGAAGGAGAGGTATGAGGAGCTGAAAACTCAGGTCTCAGACCTCCTGAAGAGAGTAGGCTACGATCCCTCTAAGATCCACTTCATACCGACGAGCGGTCTCCAGGGAGATAACGTAGCTAGTAGGAGCAACAATATGCCTTGGTACAATGGGCCCACGCTCTACGAGGTCCTTGATACCTTCTCAGCACCACCCAAGCCGATAGACAAGCCCCTGAGGATACCCATACAGGATGTGTTCTCCATAACTGGTGTCGGTACCGTGATCGTCGGCAGGGTGGAGACCGGAGTCCTTAAGCCGGGGGATACTATAGTGATAGAGCCTCTGGGTAAGACGGCTGAGGTTAAGAGCATCGAGATGCACCACGAGAGGCTTGATAAAGCTGAACCAGGGGACAACATAGGGATAAACATAAAGGGGATAGATAAGAAGGAGATAAAGAGAGGGGATGTCATAGGACACCCGAACAATCCACCGACAGTAGTTAAGGAGTTTACCGCTCAAATAGTCGTCCTCCAGCACCCGACAGCGATAGCTCCTGGTTACACACCGGTAATTCACGCTCACACCGGCCACATGGCCTGCAAGATGGTTTCCATAGAGAAGAAGATAGACCCCAGGAGCGGCCAGGTTCTGGAGGAGAAACCGAGTTTCATAAGGAGAGGGGATGCTGCTATAGTGAAGTTTGAGCCTCTTAAGCCCTTCGTCATCGAGAAGTACAGCGAGTTCCCGCAGCTTGGGAGATTCGCGGTTAGAGATATGGGGATAACTGTAGCTGCAGGCATAGTGCTAGACGTGGTCCCCTTAGAGAGGAAGAAGAAGTGA
- the rpsJ gene encoding 30S ribosomal protein S10 codes for MTEVLRIELVSTNPESLERVSKMFKDIAEKMGVRVKGPIPLPTKRLKVTALRNPSGEGTNRYDKYELRIHKRILDIPNPDERYIRSIMGISLPEDVKISIVLM; via the coding sequence ATGACGGAGGTGTTGAGGATAGAGCTCGTCAGCACGAACCCAGAGAGCTTAGAGAGGGTCAGCAAGATGTTCAAGGATATAGCTGAGAAGATGGGGGTGAGGGTGAAGGGACCCATACCTTTGCCGACTAAGAGATTGAAGGTGACCGCTTTGAGGAACCCCTCTGGGGAGGGGACGAATAGGTACGACAAATATGAATTGAGGATTCACAAGAGGATCCTAGACATCCCAAATCCTGATGAGAGGTACATAAGGAGCATAATGGGGATCTCCCTTCCGGAGGACGTGAAGATAAGCATAGTGCTCATGTGA